In Aphelocoma coerulescens isolate FSJ_1873_10779 chromosome 3, UR_Acoe_1.0, whole genome shotgun sequence, a single window of DNA contains:
- the GGPS1 gene encoding geranylgeranyl pyrophosphate synthase isoform X1 has protein sequence MCVFKEVIRVYCVLGNKEMDGMDETSKRILEPYQYLLQLPGKQVRTKLSQAFNHWLNVPEDKIQVIIEVTEMLHNASLLVDDIEDNSKLRRGFPVAHSIYGIPSVINCANYVYFLGLEKVLTLDHPDAVKVFTRQLLELHKGQGLDIYWRDTYTCPTEAEYKAMVLQKTGGLFGLAVGLMQLFSNYKKDLKPLLNTLGLFFQIRDDYANLHSKEYSENKSFCEDLTEGKFSFPTIHAIWSRPESTQVQNILRQRTENIDIKKYCVHYLENVGSFEYTRNTLKELESEAYKQIESLGGNPELVALVQQLSKMFKETAN, from the exons TGTACTGCGTCTTAGGAAATAAAGAAATGGATGGGATGGATGAAACATCTAAAAGAATCCTAGAGCCATACCAATATTTGCTTCAACTACCAG GTAAGCAAGTGAGAACCAAACTGTCACAGGCCTTTAATCACTGGCTGAATGTTCCAGAAGATAAAATACAG GTTATCATTGAAGTGACAGAGATGTTGCACAATGCAAGCCTACTTGTGGATGATATCGAAGATAACTCAAAGCTACGGCGGGGCTTTCCAGTGGCACACAGTATCTATGGAATTCCATCTGTAATCAACTGTGCTaattatgtttattttcttggctTAGAGAAGGTTTTAACCCTTGATCATCCAGATGCTGTTAAAGTTTTTACCCGTCAACTTCTGGAACTCCATAAAGGTCAAGGCTTGGATATTTACTGGAGGGATACTTACACCTGTCCTACGGAGGCTGAGTATAAAGCTATGGTACTGCAAAAGACAGGTGGTCTCTTTGGATTAGCTGTAGGCCTCATGCAGCTGTTCTCAAATTATAAAAAAGACTTAAAGCCTCTGCTTAACACACTTGGTCTCTTCTTCCAAATAAGAGATGACTATGCCAACTTGCACTCCAAAGAATATAGTGAGAACAAGAGTTTTTGTGAAGACTTAACTGAGGGCAAGTTCTCATTCCCAACCATTCATGCAATTTGGTCAAGACCTGAAAGTACTCAGGTGCAAAACATTTTACGTCAAAGGACGGAGAACATAGatataaaaaaatactgtgtACATTACCTTGAAAATGTTGGTTCCTTTGAGTACACTCGGAATACATTGAAAGAACTTGAATCTGAAGCCTATAAACAAATTGAATCTCTTGGGGGAAACCCTGAGCTTGTAGCACTAGTTCAACAGCTGAGCAAAATGTTCAAAGAAActgcaaattaa
- the GGPS1 gene encoding geranylgeranyl pyrophosphate synthase isoform X2 — translation MDGMDETSKRILEPYQYLLQLPGKQVRTKLSQAFNHWLNVPEDKIQVIIEVTEMLHNASLLVDDIEDNSKLRRGFPVAHSIYGIPSVINCANYVYFLGLEKVLTLDHPDAVKVFTRQLLELHKGQGLDIYWRDTYTCPTEAEYKAMVLQKTGGLFGLAVGLMQLFSNYKKDLKPLLNTLGLFFQIRDDYANLHSKEYSENKSFCEDLTEGKFSFPTIHAIWSRPESTQVQNILRQRTENIDIKKYCVHYLENVGSFEYTRNTLKELESEAYKQIESLGGNPELVALVQQLSKMFKETAN, via the exons ATGGATGGGATGGATGAAACATCTAAAAGAATCCTAGAGCCATACCAATATTTGCTTCAACTACCAG GTAAGCAAGTGAGAACCAAACTGTCACAGGCCTTTAATCACTGGCTGAATGTTCCAGAAGATAAAATACAG GTTATCATTGAAGTGACAGAGATGTTGCACAATGCAAGCCTACTTGTGGATGATATCGAAGATAACTCAAAGCTACGGCGGGGCTTTCCAGTGGCACACAGTATCTATGGAATTCCATCTGTAATCAACTGTGCTaattatgtttattttcttggctTAGAGAAGGTTTTAACCCTTGATCATCCAGATGCTGTTAAAGTTTTTACCCGTCAACTTCTGGAACTCCATAAAGGTCAAGGCTTGGATATTTACTGGAGGGATACTTACACCTGTCCTACGGAGGCTGAGTATAAAGCTATGGTACTGCAAAAGACAGGTGGTCTCTTTGGATTAGCTGTAGGCCTCATGCAGCTGTTCTCAAATTATAAAAAAGACTTAAAGCCTCTGCTTAACACACTTGGTCTCTTCTTCCAAATAAGAGATGACTATGCCAACTTGCACTCCAAAGAATATAGTGAGAACAAGAGTTTTTGTGAAGACTTAACTGAGGGCAAGTTCTCATTCCCAACCATTCATGCAATTTGGTCAAGACCTGAAAGTACTCAGGTGCAAAACATTTTACGTCAAAGGACGGAGAACATAGatataaaaaaatactgtgtACATTACCTTGAAAATGTTGGTTCCTTTGAGTACACTCGGAATACATTGAAAGAACTTGAATCTGAAGCCTATAAACAAATTGAATCTCTTGGGGGAAACCCTGAGCTTGTAGCACTAGTTCAACAGCTGAGCAAAATGTTCAAAGAAActgcaaattaa
- the GGPS1 gene encoding geranylgeranyl pyrophosphate synthase isoform X3, with the protein MLHNASLLVDDIEDNSKLRRGFPVAHSIYGIPSVINCANYVYFLGLEKVLTLDHPDAVKVFTRQLLELHKGQGLDIYWRDTYTCPTEAEYKAMVLQKTGGLFGLAVGLMQLFSNYKKDLKPLLNTLGLFFQIRDDYANLHSKEYSENKSFCEDLTEGKFSFPTIHAIWSRPESTQVQNILRQRTENIDIKKYCVHYLENVGSFEYTRNTLKELESEAYKQIESLGGNPELVALVQQLSKMFKETAN; encoded by the coding sequence ATGTTGCACAATGCAAGCCTACTTGTGGATGATATCGAAGATAACTCAAAGCTACGGCGGGGCTTTCCAGTGGCACACAGTATCTATGGAATTCCATCTGTAATCAACTGTGCTaattatgtttattttcttggctTAGAGAAGGTTTTAACCCTTGATCATCCAGATGCTGTTAAAGTTTTTACCCGTCAACTTCTGGAACTCCATAAAGGTCAAGGCTTGGATATTTACTGGAGGGATACTTACACCTGTCCTACGGAGGCTGAGTATAAAGCTATGGTACTGCAAAAGACAGGTGGTCTCTTTGGATTAGCTGTAGGCCTCATGCAGCTGTTCTCAAATTATAAAAAAGACTTAAAGCCTCTGCTTAACACACTTGGTCTCTTCTTCCAAATAAGAGATGACTATGCCAACTTGCACTCCAAAGAATATAGTGAGAACAAGAGTTTTTGTGAAGACTTAACTGAGGGCAAGTTCTCATTCCCAACCATTCATGCAATTTGGTCAAGACCTGAAAGTACTCAGGTGCAAAACATTTTACGTCAAAGGACGGAGAACATAGatataaaaaaatactgtgtACATTACCTTGAAAATGTTGGTTCCTTTGAGTACACTCGGAATACATTGAAAGAACTTGAATCTGAAGCCTATAAACAAATTGAATCTCTTGGGGGAAACCCTGAGCTTGTAGCACTAGTTCAACAGCTGAGCAAAATGTTCAAAGAAActgcaaattaa